A region of Litoribacterium kuwaitense DNA encodes the following proteins:
- a CDS encoding quaternary amine ABC transporter ATP-binding protein, with protein MPKIKVEKLTKVFGKHPKQAIELLEQEKNKDEILQATGMTVGVNQATFDVEAGEVFVIMGLSGSGKSTLIRLINRLIEPTMGSILIDNDDLSKMNKAELRETRRKKLGMVFQKFALFPHKTILANAEYGLEIQGLPKQEREEKAKNALDLVGLGAYLEKYPDELSGGMQQRVGLARALANDPDVLLMDEAFSALDPLIRKDMQDELLDLQQKMQKTIVFITHDLDEALRIGDRIALMKDGSIVQIGTPEEIMMSPANDYVERFVEDVDRSKVFTAEHVMKRPETINGEKAGPRVALQRIREAGISSIFVTNNQRQLMGYVTAEDAARGVQNNLTLKEILSTDAPVVAPDTSLNELFETIYDSPVPLAVVRDDKLIGIVIRGAVLAALAGSEVGEDDGMDTAASSG; from the coding sequence ATGCCGAAAATTAAGGTGGAAAAATTGACGAAGGTGTTTGGCAAACACCCGAAGCAAGCCATTGAGCTTCTCGAACAAGAGAAGAATAAAGATGAGATTTTGCAGGCAACGGGTATGACCGTCGGTGTCAACCAAGCAACGTTCGATGTAGAAGCTGGGGAAGTTTTTGTCATTATGGGCCTGTCCGGTAGTGGTAAATCAACGTTAATACGATTAATCAATCGTTTGATTGAACCGACGATGGGCAGCATTTTGATTGATAATGACGACTTATCAAAAATGAACAAGGCTGAACTTCGGGAGACGAGAAGGAAAAAGCTTGGAATGGTTTTTCAAAAATTCGCTCTCTTCCCTCATAAGACAATATTGGCGAATGCCGAATATGGGCTCGAAATCCAAGGGCTGCCAAAGCAGGAACGTGAAGAAAAAGCGAAAAACGCTCTTGATTTGGTTGGTCTTGGCGCCTACTTAGAAAAATATCCTGACGAGTTATCGGGAGGAATGCAGCAGCGTGTAGGGTTAGCACGTGCTTTAGCGAATGACCCTGATGTCCTCTTAATGGATGAGGCTTTCTCGGCACTTGACCCCCTCATTCGGAAGGATATGCAAGATGAATTGCTCGATTTACAGCAAAAGATGCAAAAAACGATCGTGTTTATTACTCATGACTTAGATGAGGCGCTGCGTATTGGTGATCGAATTGCATTAATGAAGGACGGTTCGATTGTACAAATTGGAACGCCAGAAGAAATTATGATGTCTCCAGCTAACGATTATGTAGAACGATTTGTAGAAGATGTAGATCGTTCAAAAGTATTTACAGCAGAACACGTCATGAAGAGACCAGAGACGATTAACGGAGAAAAAGCAGGTCCGCGTGTCGCTCTACAGCGTATTCGCGAAGCGGGGATTTCCAGTATTTTTGTGACGAATAATCAAAGACAACTCATGGGGTATGTCACAGCAGAGGATGCTGCGAGAGGTGTGCAGAACAACCTTACGCTAAAAGAGATTCTCTCGACCGATGCGCCGGTTGTCGCTCCAGATACATCATTAAATGAACTGTTTGAAACGATTTATGATTCGCCAGTACCGTTAGCGGTCGTTCGCGATGACAAATTGATCGGAATCGTGATTCGTGGCGCCGTACTGGCTGCCCTGGCAGGAAGTGAGGTGGGAGAAGATGACGGAATGGATACCGCAGCTTCCTCTGGCTGA
- a CDS encoding ABC transporter permease codes for MTEWIPQLPLAEWIKAIVEWAEDNLDFIFSPIDSTLDVTTTALIDLLNWMPAWLVIILFMAIAYFAGNKRGFGLPVFILVGMVFIISIGYWENMLSTLALVLVTTFISILIGIPLGILMSGSESVQRVFTPILDFMQTMPAFVYLIPAVTFFGIGMVPGIVASVIFAMPPTVRLTNLGIRGVSTELIEASDAFGSTGGQKLFKVQLPMARSTIMAGVNQTIMLALSMVVIAAMIGAKGLGPVVFEAVTRNQAGVGFASGLAIVVLAIILDRITQQLNSSKRA; via the coding sequence ATGACGGAATGGATACCGCAGCTTCCTCTGGCTGAATGGATTAAAGCGATTGTTGAGTGGGCTGAAGACAATCTAGATTTTATTTTCAGTCCGATTGACTCGACATTAGACGTGACAACGACAGCTCTTATCGATTTATTAAATTGGATGCCGGCATGGCTCGTTATTATCCTATTCATGGCGATCGCTTATTTCGCGGGAAATAAACGTGGTTTTGGACTCCCGGTATTTATACTAGTCGGCATGGTATTCATCATTAGTATTGGCTATTGGGAAAATATGCTGTCAACATTAGCACTCGTGCTCGTCACGACTTTCATCTCAATTTTGATCGGTATTCCTCTTGGCATATTGATGTCTGGCAGTGAGTCAGTGCAGCGTGTCTTCACCCCGATTCTTGACTTTATGCAGACGATGCCCGCCTTTGTTTATTTAATTCCTGCTGTGACCTTTTTTGGCATCGGAATGGTTCCTGGTATTGTCGCCTCGGTGATATTCGCAATGCCACCGACGGTCCGGCTGACAAATCTCGGTATTCGAGGTGTTTCTACAGAGCTTATTGAAGCATCGGACGCCTTCGGATCGACAGGTGGGCAGAAATTATTTAAAGTACAGCTGCCGATGGCGAGATCAACCATAATGGCAGGAGTTAACCAAACGATCATGCTAGCGCTATCGATGGTTGTTATCGCAGCGATGATTGGGGCTAAAGGTCTCGGACCAGTTGTTTTTGAAGCGGTGACTAGAAACCAGGCTGGCGTCGGCTTTGCCTCTGGATTGGCGATTGTTGTTTTGGCCATTATTTTAGACCGGATTACCCAACAGCTAAATAGTTCCAAACGAGCTTAA
- a CDS encoding glycine betaine ABC transporter substrate-binding protein: protein MNWKKVGMTLGLSLTLVAAGCGGGGDSQEEASGTTPSSSESSSSSSTSEEASTTEQTSTNVAEELDYTITGIDPGAGVMASTQTAIEEYGLEDFEIQSSSGAAMTKALETAIENEEPIVVTAWQPHWKFTKFDIKYLEDPKGVFGEDETIHTMVRKGLEEDMPNAYTLLDQFNWTLDDMGEVMLAVEEGTPVEEAARTWVDENEELVSEWKEGVEEVDGKDIELLYVTWVSEVASTNVVKTVLEDVGFNVTLTSLQPQFMFSGLAEGEGDGLVAAWLPVTHGQYIDQFGDEIVDLGGNLEGASIGLAVPSYMDIDSIEDLMPAE from the coding sequence GTGAACTGGAAAAAAGTTGGTATGACATTAGGATTATCACTAACACTCGTCGCAGCTGGCTGTGGCGGTGGTGGCGACTCTCAAGAGGAAGCAAGCGGAACAACACCATCATCGTCAGAATCAAGCTCTTCTAGTTCAACTTCCGAGGAAGCAAGCACTACAGAGCAGACGAGTACAAATGTTGCTGAAGAATTGGACTATACAATTACAGGAATTGACCCTGGTGCAGGCGTGATGGCCTCCACACAAACAGCAATTGAAGAATATGGTCTAGAAGACTTTGAAATTCAATCTTCATCAGGTGCAGCGATGACGAAGGCCCTAGAAACAGCAATTGAAAATGAAGAGCCGATCGTCGTAACGGCTTGGCAACCGCACTGGAAATTTACAAAGTTTGATATTAAATATTTAGAAGATCCAAAAGGGGTTTTCGGTGAGGATGAAACGATCCATACGATGGTTCGTAAAGGATTAGAAGAAGATATGCCAAATGCGTATACACTTCTTGATCAGTTTAATTGGACGCTCGATGATATGGGTGAAGTGATGCTCGCTGTTGAGGAAGGAACACCAGTTGAGGAAGCGGCCCGCACGTGGGTAGATGAAAACGAAGAGTTAGTGTCTGAATGGAAAGAAGGCGTAGAAGAAGTTGACGGCAAAGACATTGAGCTTCTTTACGTGACGTGGGTGTCTGAAGTGGCGTCTACGAATGTCGTTAAAACCGTTCTTGAAGACGTAGGTTTCAATGTCACGCTAACATCCTTACAGCCACAGTTCATGTTTAGCGGTCTTGCTGAAGGAGAAGGTGATGGTCTAGTAGCAGCTTGGTTACCTGTAACTCACGGTCAGTATATTGACCAATTCGGCGATGAAATTGTCGACTTAGGTGGTAACTTAGAAGGGGCAAGCATTGGATTAGCGGTTCCTTCTTATATGGATATTGATTCAATTGAAGACTTGATGCCAGCTGAATAA
- a CDS encoding YtxH domain-containing protein, whose protein sequence is MGNKTKSFTIGFLIGGIAAGAYTLLNTPKSGKQLRFDARRSAENWKEQLEEIKHEARELAQQIQHTSKESMQSIKDVAAELQVSVEEWRQSVAPHQKKIQKELAAIEKSMKELEEMSQPPSSQPYS, encoded by the coding sequence ATGGGTAATAAAACAAAATCTTTTACGATAGGCTTTTTAATAGGTGGCATCGCCGCAGGTGCTTACACATTACTAAATACACCTAAATCCGGAAAGCAGTTACGCTTTGACGCGAGAAGGTCTGCGGAAAATTGGAAAGAACAACTTGAAGAAATCAAACACGAGGCACGAGAGCTCGCTCAACAAATTCAGCATACATCGAAAGAAAGCATGCAATCGATCAAAGATGTGGCTGCTGAGCTCCAAGTCAGTGTTGAAGAATGGAGACAATCCGTCGCCCCTCATCAGAAAAAAATCCAAAAAGAGCTTGCTGCTATTGAAAAATCAATGAAAGAGCTGGAGGAAATGTCTCAGCCTCCCTCTTCTCAGCCCTACTCATAA
- the serC gene encoding 3-phosphoserine/phosphohydroxythreonine transaminase, with amino-acid sequence MSTPTYNFNAGPAALPKEALQKAQQEFMDFNATGMSVMELSHRSDDYRQVHDEAEHLLRELMDIPAEYEVLFLQGGASLQFAMLPMNYLHSEATADYIVTGSWSKKAVKEATLFGNTHIAATSENSLFNYIPGEQEIQLSESPAYIHLTSNNTIYGTQWQRFPDTLQTAPLICDMSSDILSRPVDVSSFAMIYAGAQKNLGPSGVTVVIRRKDWMPVNEAVPTMLKYETHAKAQSLFNTPPTFAIYMLKQVLQWVKDQGGVQSVAAVNKQKAMRLYNAIEESNGFYTKHAATGSESMMNVTFTLKDEDTTKLFLQKAKEQGFVGLGGHRSVGGCRASIYNAVPLSSVDALAEFMNDFQKNHS; translated from the coding sequence ATGAGTACACCTACCTACAATTTTAACGCAGGGCCAGCTGCTCTGCCAAAAGAAGCTTTACAAAAAGCCCAACAGGAATTTATGGATTTTAATGCAACGGGTATGTCGGTCATGGAGCTTAGCCACCGGAGCGACGATTATCGACAAGTTCATGACGAAGCAGAACATCTACTGCGTGAATTAATGGACATTCCTGCAGAATATGAAGTGCTTTTTTTACAAGGTGGAGCAAGCCTCCAATTTGCGATGTTGCCAATGAACTACTTACATTCCGAAGCAACGGCTGACTATATTGTCACGGGGTCCTGGTCTAAAAAAGCTGTGAAAGAAGCGACACTTTTTGGTAATACCCATATTGCGGCCACTTCTGAAAATAGCTTGTTCAACTATATTCCAGGAGAACAGGAAATTCAACTGTCAGAGAGCCCTGCTTACATCCACTTAACATCAAATAACACGATCTATGGAACACAGTGGCAAAGATTTCCAGATACTTTACAGACCGCGCCACTTATCTGTGACATGTCGAGTGATATCCTTTCAAGACCCGTCGATGTAAGTTCATTTGCAATGATCTATGCAGGCGCACAAAAAAATTTAGGTCCTTCAGGCGTCACTGTCGTCATTCGTCGTAAAGATTGGATGCCTGTGAACGAAGCAGTTCCAACGATGCTAAAATACGAAACACACGCGAAAGCACAGTCTTTATTTAACACGCCGCCAACCTTTGCAATTTATATGTTAAAGCAAGTTCTGCAATGGGTAAAAGATCAAGGAGGCGTTCAATCAGTTGCTGCTGTCAATAAGCAAAAGGCTATGCGACTTTACAACGCCATTGAAGAAAGCAATGGGTTCTACACAAAGCATGCAGCTACAGGCAGTGAGTCTATGATGAATGTCACCTTCACCTTAAAAGACGAAGATACAACAAAGTTATTTTTACAGAAAGCTAAAGAACAAGGCTTTGTCGGCCTTGGCGGTCACCGTTCAGTGGGTGGGTGCCGAGCGTCTATTTACAATGCTGTACCGCTTTCTTCAGTCGATGCTTTGGCTGAATTTATGAATGACTTCCAGAAAAACCACAGTTAG
- a CDS encoding HIT family protein, protein MSDQCIFCKIIQGDLPAAKVYEDENVFAFLDLSQVTKGHTLVIPKSHHKDIYELPKDEAAQLFSVVPTIASGIEKSFSPIGLNILNNNGESAGQSVFHYHLHLIPRYGKGDGFGAIWKSSESQYTQNDLATIAKTIKEAL, encoded by the coding sequence ATGAGCGATCAGTGTATTTTTTGCAAAATTATTCAAGGAGATTTGCCTGCTGCAAAAGTGTATGAGGACGAAAATGTATTTGCGTTTCTTGACTTGAGCCAAGTAACAAAAGGGCACACACTCGTTATCCCTAAAAGCCACCATAAAGATATTTACGAACTTCCAAAAGACGAAGCAGCCCAATTGTTCTCAGTTGTTCCAACCATCGCATCGGGCATTGAAAAGTCATTCTCACCAATTGGTTTAAACATTTTAAACAACAATGGTGAATCGGCAGGACAATCGGTCTTTCATTACCATTTGCACCTCATTCCCCGCTACGGAAAAGGGGACGGCTTTGGAGCGATTTGGAAAAGCAGCGAGAGTCAATATACTCAAAACGACCTTGCTACAATTGCAAAAACAATTAAAGAGGCGCTGTAA
- a CDS encoding uracil-DNA glycosylase, with translation MVEEFIAKAKERISPFPCEGFVAGNGPVSAKILIVGEAPGKTEMKTGEPFTGSSGRFLDDCFAIAGLTREDMFITSVVRSRPYKENGQRDRQGNLPNRPPSKGEIIAHAPLLDMHVQLIQPEMIITLGNVALRRLTGMTKNISALHGQLLHVPLSMYDENSGHFKMGKKSYTLLPMYHPAAALHNPALKEQIQLDWKQVKSLRERKSDAK, from the coding sequence ATGGTCGAAGAGTTCATCGCTAAAGCGAAGGAAAGGATATCTCCGTTTCCGTGTGAAGGGTTCGTCGCAGGGAATGGACCTGTTTCAGCCAAGATATTAATCGTAGGAGAGGCACCTGGGAAAACAGAAATGAAAACAGGGGAGCCGTTTACAGGGAGTTCAGGTCGATTCTTAGATGATTGTTTTGCAATCGCTGGGTTAACAAGAGAAGACATGTTCATCACAAGTGTTGTGAGAAGTCGTCCATACAAAGAAAACGGACAGCGTGACCGTCAAGGGAACTTACCTAACCGTCCGCCGTCAAAAGGAGAAATCATCGCTCATGCACCCTTGTTGGATATGCACGTTCAGTTGATCCAACCAGAAATGATCATCACGCTTGGAAATGTAGCGTTACGCAGGCTGACAGGAATGACGAAGAACATTTCTGCGCTTCATGGTCAGCTGCTTCATGTTCCGCTGTCAATGTATGATGAAAATAGCGGTCATTTCAAGATGGGTAAAAAAAGTTACACGTTACTACCGATGTATCATCCCGCAGCCGCTCTGCATAACCCGGCGCTTAAAGAGCAGATTCAATTAGATTGGAAGCAGGTTAAGTCTCTTAGGGAGAGGAAGTCCGACGCAAAATGA
- the menC gene encoding o-succinylbenzoate synthase produces MNIQAMKLHYVRMALKNPFVTHTSTVAEKPVVIVELIDREGNAGYGELVALPHIFYTEESVESAAVVLKKHLWPLFQMAYQQGTVQHPTDVTTIFSGVKRNKMAIAALEGAVWDLYAKQQQTSLSACLGGERSKVSVGVAIGQKQTTRELLQEIEKKMADGYHRVKLKISPGADIEIIRAVRESFPSLPLMADANSAYTWKDKDRLRQLDDYQLMMIEQPFAHDDLLSHARLQEVIDTPVCLDESIVTLHDVDLAITLRSFKVLNIKIGRVGGLTQAKQMIERCARENIEVWCGGMLEAGVGRAHNVALASISGVTLPGDLGSSSHYWTEDIIAPEIVVQQGFVEVPNDRYGIGFQLNQANLEKKREAVDVFKVMGE; encoded by the coding sequence ATGAACATTCAAGCTATGAAACTCCATTACGTACGAATGGCCTTGAAAAATCCTTTTGTAACGCATACATCAACTGTTGCGGAAAAGCCCGTCGTCATTGTAGAACTTATCGACCGTGAAGGTAACGCCGGGTATGGAGAGCTTGTCGCTCTACCACACATTTTCTATACTGAGGAATCTGTTGAAAGTGCGGCAGTCGTGTTAAAGAAACATTTGTGGCCTCTTTTCCAAATGGCGTACCAGCAAGGAACCGTGCAGCACCCGACAGACGTGACTACTATTTTTTCTGGTGTAAAGCGCAATAAAATGGCGATTGCTGCGTTGGAAGGAGCAGTGTGGGATCTTTATGCGAAGCAACAGCAGACGTCACTTTCAGCATGCTTAGGAGGAGAACGCTCTAAAGTGAGTGTTGGTGTAGCCATTGGTCAAAAACAAACGACACGTGAGCTGTTACAAGAGATCGAGAAAAAAATGGCAGACGGTTATCATCGTGTGAAGTTAAAAATTTCTCCAGGGGCTGACATTGAGATCATTCGCGCGGTTAGAGAATCTTTCCCCAGCCTTCCACTTATGGCCGACGCCAATTCTGCATATACGTGGAAGGACAAAGACCGGCTCAGACAGCTGGATGACTATCAATTGATGATGATTGAGCAGCCTTTTGCTCATGATGATCTTTTGAGTCATGCCAGACTTCAGGAAGTCATCGATACCCCTGTCTGCCTCGATGAAAGTATTGTAACACTTCACGATGTAGACTTAGCGATAACACTCCGCAGTTTCAAAGTATTGAATATTAAAATTGGTCGTGTTGGAGGACTTACCCAAGCGAAGCAAATGATTGAGCGGTGCGCAAGAGAGAACATTGAAGTTTGGTGTGGGGGGATGTTGGAAGCAGGCGTTGGCAGAGCACATAACGTAGCATTGGCGTCCATTAGCGGCGTAACACTTCCAGGTGATTTAGGAAGTTCTTCGCATTATTGGACAGAAGATATTATTGCTCCTGAAATTGTTGTACAGCAAGGATTTGTCGAGGTTCCGAATGATCGGTATGGGATTGGTTTTCAACTCAATCAAGCCAATTTGGAAAAAAAGCGCGAGGCGGTGGACGTTTTTAAGGTGATGGGTGAATAA
- a CDS encoding Hsp20/alpha crystallin family protein — MGHRLIKSADRNQTEGGLGQIETNIQTPQGPSTQKTSVLDTKDAYVIEIDIDEEFHEISVNVDAHTITLSATCVHPTLEDEQWQKVFYFDDILPGLTEAIYDNNGLMLILPKKPSQDQTRLLQ, encoded by the coding sequence GTGGGTCATCGTTTGATAAAGTCTGCAGATCGCAATCAGACTGAGGGAGGGCTCGGTCAAATAGAAACAAATATTCAAACACCGCAAGGTCCTTCTACACAAAAAACCAGTGTGCTTGATACGAAGGACGCGTACGTCATTGAAATTGATATAGACGAAGAATTCCATGAAATATCTGTGAACGTCGATGCGCATACGATTACTTTGAGCGCAACGTGCGTACACCCTACTTTAGAAGATGAACAATGGCAAAAAGTATTTTACTTTGACGATATATTACCAGGTCTCACGGAAGCCATTTACGATAACAATGGATTAATGCTGATTTTGCCTAAAAAGCCTTCGCAGGATCAGACGAGGTTACTGCAATAA
- a CDS encoding helix-turn-helix domain-containing protein — MRKIWKTKLFLKYFLSYLVIFLVPFLVMGSSLYKQSVIELKSTIENSNVDKLKQLQMFVDSRVEELREISTQIAYDQRLTPYMVNHSYYGLEAREELEKYRVNSSMIKEIFLYYPNQNKIFSSKGMNSLDVFFQRSYLFSSWNANIFESQMKALNKPTVLSDAAREVYQPNNSMMAFLYPIPPNTPSKHGVVMYFVNQHHITQSMDDVLGELEGTVIITDGDGNVLSEVNRGMENGYLDTVLQPMLATNTGVVTTQLFDESYSVMKVKTPGTEWSYMTAIPEKSFFSGLDTLKWSLLLQGLGLVLVGMLASFLLSLRNYKPVGHLTNLVQQKLVRPMRHSHKNELSRLAEMIEWVFDEKDMLTKQYDKQEPFVLQQCFLELLKGDHADKEQTLEILKQHGIELDGEGFFVMIVSAHDKEIDPLLRGPLKHIQLEKAFAYAVELVHDQCVAYMVQLHKQDKGLQQEVVSNIQQALMDGWTEAPVIGIGNTHAAVEDFNSSFIEAMSALDYGQVTGEQIVFFKEMGRNSKLDLWYSKEYHVKLSQSIAAGESQVASKVLTEMFTHLRTSQLDPALIKCMYYDVINLVLRTAHEQGIAMQTSVNELTSLQNIDELESALQEYTVQLCQIVRSTLHEKKEEDLKRVMDFIDANYCDHSLSLDKVGSVFQLTETNISRLIKEWTGTTFTTYIWELRLEKAKELLISTDLSVKDIVKEVGYVDVANFSRKFKKTTDLTPGQFRRQMQLSKTTTHP; from the coding sequence ATGAGAAAGATATGGAAAACGAAGCTTTTCTTAAAATATTTTCTTTCGTATCTTGTGATATTTCTCGTGCCGTTTCTTGTCATGGGGAGCTCACTATATAAGCAGTCGGTCATTGAGTTAAAGTCTACGATTGAGAATTCAAATGTTGATAAACTAAAGCAACTGCAAATGTTTGTCGACTCTCGTGTTGAAGAACTAAGAGAAATATCAACACAAATTGCTTATGACCAACGATTGACCCCATATATGGTCAATCACTCATATTATGGCCTTGAAGCAAGGGAAGAGCTAGAAAAGTATAGAGTAAACAGCTCGATGATTAAAGAGATTTTTTTGTATTATCCAAATCAAAACAAAATTTTTTCATCCAAAGGGATGAACTCGTTAGACGTTTTTTTTCAAAGGTCGTACCTTTTTTCAAGTTGGAATGCCAATATTTTTGAGTCGCAAATGAAAGCGCTTAATAAGCCGACTGTTCTTTCTGATGCGGCCCGTGAAGTTTATCAGCCAAATAACAGCATGATGGCATTCCTCTATCCAATACCGCCAAACACACCTTCAAAGCACGGTGTTGTCATGTACTTTGTGAATCAGCATCACATCACCCAAAGTATGGATGATGTGCTTGGAGAGCTTGAAGGAACGGTCATCATTACAGATGGGGATGGGAACGTGCTGTCTGAAGTGAATCGCGGGATGGAAAACGGGTATCTTGATACCGTGTTGCAGCCTATGCTGGCGACTAATACTGGCGTCGTTACAACACAACTTTTTGATGAATCGTATTCTGTCATGAAGGTGAAGACGCCAGGGACGGAGTGGTCATATATGACTGCAATTCCAGAGAAATCTTTTTTCAGCGGACTTGATACTTTGAAATGGTCACTGTTATTACAAGGGCTTGGGTTAGTGCTAGTTGGCATGCTGGCTTCATTTTTGCTGTCTCTTAGAAATTATAAGCCTGTTGGTCATTTAACAAATCTTGTTCAGCAAAAACTTGTACGTCCGATGCGTCATTCACATAAAAATGAGCTTTCCAGACTTGCTGAGATGATCGAATGGGTGTTTGATGAAAAGGATATGTTGACAAAGCAATATGACAAACAAGAACCCTTTGTATTACAGCAATGTTTTTTGGAGCTTCTAAAAGGGGATCATGCCGATAAAGAACAAACCTTAGAGATTCTTAAGCAGCATGGCATAGAATTGGACGGAGAAGGCTTTTTTGTAATGATCGTTTCAGCCCATGATAAAGAAATTGATCCGCTACTTCGAGGGCCATTGAAGCATATTCAATTGGAGAAGGCGTTTGCTTACGCTGTGGAGCTTGTTCACGACCAATGTGTTGCTTACATGGTACAGCTTCATAAACAAGACAAAGGTCTGCAGCAGGAGGTCGTTTCTAATATCCAACAGGCTCTGATGGACGGGTGGACTGAAGCGCCAGTGATTGGTATTGGAAATACACATGCAGCTGTTGAGGACTTTAATTCATCTTTTATTGAAGCGATGAGTGCTTTAGATTATGGACAAGTGACAGGGGAGCAGATTGTCTTTTTCAAAGAAATGGGACGAAATTCAAAGCTCGATCTTTGGTACTCAAAAGAGTATCATGTGAAGCTTAGTCAAAGTATTGCAGCAGGGGAAAGTCAGGTGGCGAGTAAGGTCTTAACGGAAATGTTTACCCATTTGCGGACATCCCAGTTAGATCCAGCATTAATTAAGTGCATGTACTATGATGTCATTAACCTCGTATTAAGGACTGCTCATGAACAAGGGATTGCGATGCAAACATCTGTAAACGAGCTTACTTCATTACAAAATATTGATGAACTTGAATCTGCTCTGCAAGAATATACAGTGCAGCTATGTCAAATCGTCCGCTCAACACTGCATGAGAAAAAGGAAGAAGACTTGAAGCGAGTGATGGATTTTATAGATGCGAATTATTGTGACCATAGCTTAAGCTTAGACAAAGTCGGCAGTGTCTTTCAATTAACGGAAACAAACATTAGTCGACTGATTAAAGAATGGACAGGAACGACCTTTACTACGTATATATGGGAGCTTCGTTTAGAAAAGGCGAAGGAACTACTGATATCGACCGATTTGTCAGTGAAAGACATTGTCAAAGAAGTGGGCTACGTCGATGTCGCCAACTTTTCAAGGAAGTTTAAAAAGACAACAGATCTGACACCAGGGCAATTTCGCAGACAAATGCAATTGTCTAAAACGACGACACATCCATAG
- a CDS encoding ABC transporter permease, translated as MKRNRKSRWKMALQSWELYIFILPAFLYFLIFHYFPMYGVLIAFKNYVPTQGVWGSEWVGFQHFIDFFNSYYFWDLIRNTIGISLYSLAVGFPLPILLALSFNELKDTIFKRTVQTVTYAPHFISVVVMSGMIIAFLSPSTGMINHFLGLFGIGPINFMSQPEWFKTIFVFSDVWQNTGWGTIIYLAALAGVDPQRHEAAIVDGATRLQRIWHINIPAIAPTMVILLILNTGNLLSVGFEKILLLQNPLNMETSDVIATFVYRVGLLDAQYSFSAAVGLFNALINAALLIAVNQISRKVSETSLW; from the coding sequence ATGAAAAGAAATCGGAAGAGTAGATGGAAAATGGCATTACAAAGTTGGGAATTGTACATCTTTATCTTACCTGCTTTTCTCTATTTCTTAATATTTCACTACTTTCCTATGTACGGCGTACTCATTGCTTTTAAAAACTACGTACCTACGCAAGGGGTGTGGGGAAGTGAATGGGTCGGCTTCCAGCATTTTATAGACTTCTTTAATTCTTATTACTTCTGGGACCTCATTCGAAATACAATCGGGATTAGTTTATACTCCTTAGCGGTGGGCTTTCCATTACCAATCTTGCTAGCGCTTTCATTTAACGAATTGAAAGACACGATATTTAAAAGAACGGTACAAACGGTGACTTATGCACCTCACTTTATTTCCGTCGTTGTTATGTCAGGGATGATTATCGCCTTTCTATCGCCATCGACCGGAATGATTAATCACTTTTTAGGATTGTTTGGCATTGGGCCGATCAATTTTATGAGTCAACCTGAATGGTTTAAAACGATTTTTGTATTTTCCGATGTTTGGCAAAATACAGGTTGGGGGACTATCATCTATTTGGCGGCTCTTGCAGGGGTTGACCCACAACGACATGAAGCAGCGATTGTCGATGGTGCGACGCGCCTGCAGCGAATCTGGCACATTAATATTCCTGCCATCGCTCCTACAATGGTCATCCTCTTAATTTTAAATACAGGAAACTTATTGTCGGTAGGATTTGAGAAAATTCTCTTGCTGCAAAACCCTTTGAATATGGAAACGTCTGATGTCATTGCCACATTCGTTTACCGGGTTGGTTTATTAGATGCACAATACAGCTTCTCCGCGGCAGTCGGGCTCTTCAATGCTCTTATTAATGCTGCTTTATTGATAGCAGTCAACCAGATCTCCAGAAAAGTCAGCGAGACGAGCTTATGGTAA